Sequence from the Pseudoalteromonas espejiana DSM 9414 genome:
GCGGCTTTATCTGCAAGGGTTGCAATAATATCGTCTGCTTCGTCATTTATAGGCTCAAATACCACAATACCTGTTTGTTCAATAGCGTGTTTAAAATCCACTAACGCATTTTTTAGCGTTTGTGGCATGGGGGCTCTTGAATGTTTGTAATCTTTATAAAAATGGTAACGCCAGCTTTTATCACCATCAAAAACAGCAATTGCATGAGTTGCATTGCTCGATTGCAATAGTTTTTTACAGGCATGCGCTACACGAGCGCAGCTTGCTTTTAGCATTTGCTCATCACTATGGTGGGTTTGGTTTGCGTCTACAGCGTAAATGCGCCTAATTAAATTAAGCGCATCAATTAAAAGTAAATGGGGTTTCAAATAATCTAACTCATGCTTTTATTTTATAACAAGGAATATACTTACTACCTGGCAATTTCATACGGCCCTGATCAACAAAAGCTTGTAGAAGTTTATCCATATCTTTCATTAAGTCGGGTTCGCCACTTAAAATATACGGGCCATGTGCTTTTATAGCGCGTAAACCTTCATCTTTTACATTACCAGCCACAATGCCCGAAAACGCCCTGCGCAAATTAGCCGCTAATTGCTGCTTAGGTTGTTCAAGGTGTAAATCTAGACTCGCCATGTTTTCGTGGGTTGGGGCAAACGGCTGCTGAAAGTCGTTGTCAATTTTAAGTGTCCAATTAAAGTAATACGCATCGCCTTGGCTTTTACGATAATTACGAACGTTAGCCATACCAGACTTTAATTTTTGTCCAACGAGGGCGGGATCATCAATGATCACCTCAAATTTATCAAGCGCTTCTTTACCTAGTGTTAGTTCAACAAACTTACACAGCTCGCTAAAATAGGCTTCGCTTTCTTTAGGGCCGGTTAAAATAACAGGCAAACACTGTTTTTTGTTATCTGGATGCAGCAAAATACCTAATAAATAAAGCAGCTCTTCTGCAGTACCCGCGCCACCAGGAAAAATAATAATTGCATGGGCCGTTCTGATAAAGGCTTCAAGGCGCTTTTCAATGTCGGGTAAAATTACAAGTTCGTTTACTATTGGATTAGG
This genomic interval carries:
- the ppnN gene encoding nucleotide 5'-monophosphate nucleosidase PpnN; this translates as MLIQLNPTGVLDLLSQLEVDLLEQSSASERYRLFRNCALAVLNVGSHTDESNEIYNKYQDFDIRLVSRERGIKIELENPPETAFVDGEIITGIHEHIFSVIRDILFICQKYEKDLKEQKAITHMVFDMLRNAGALRVNSEPNMIVCWGGHSINETEYKYTKQVGYELGLRGLNICTGCGPGAMKGPMKGATIGHAKQRISENRYLGLTEPSIIAAEPPNPIVNELVILPDIEKRLEAFIRTAHAIIIFPGGAGTAEELLYLLGILLHPDNKKQCLPVILTGPKESEAYFSELCKFVELTLGKEALDKFEVIIDDPALVGQKLKSGMANVRNYRKSQGDAYYFNWTLKIDNDFQQPFAPTHENMASLDLHLEQPKQQLAANLRRAFSGIVAGNVKDEGLRAIKAHGPYILSGEPDLMKDMDKLLQAFVDQGRMKLPGSKYIPCYKIKA